The Jiangella alba genome includes the window GACCGCGGCGGGCGTGGCGTCGATCGCAGCAACCACCGCCGCCGGCGTCACGTCGGCCCAGGAGAAGAACACCTCCTCGTCCGACTCGTAGTCGCCCAGGTCCCGCCAAGGATCCGGCGGCAGCAGCAGCCCACCCTGGTACTCGACCGTTGCCAAGGCGCGGTGCGCCGAGTCCGCCCGCACGGTCAGCGAGGCCCGGTCGGGCCGGATCGTGAGGTCGCTCGGCTCGGTGCCGGCGGCGGCCGCCCACAGCTGCTGCAGTCCCTCGACCGTGAACAGGCCGAGCTTCACCGTGGCGATGGGCGGCAGCTCGACCTCCTCCTCGACCGGCGGCGGCACGTCGACGGCGTCGTCGGGCGGCGGCGCCTCGGCGGCCGGCGCCGGGTCCGGAGCGCTCGGGGCGTCGTCACCGACGGAGCTCAGCAGGATGGCGCCGAGGATCAGCACCACGGCGAGCGCGCCGAACAGCGCCGCCGCGGCCGCGCCGGCCAGCTTGCGCCGGGGCACGCGCACCGGCACGGCCTGGTCGCGCGGCGCCGCCGGAGCGGGCGCCGGCATGTCCTCGACCAGCGCGTCGAGGTCGGCGATCGACGTGGCCTCGTAGACCAGCGCCGTCCTGCTCTCCATGTCGGTGGCGTCGATGCGGCCCTCGGCGAACGCCTGCGAGATGGCGGCGGCGTACCGCTCGCGGTCGGCGTCGGCCGGCCGCCAGCGTCGGTCCGGGCGGCTCACGTGCCGGTCCCGTCGTCGAGCAGGTGCTGGCCGGACGCGTTCCAGGTGAGCACCGCGCTGGCGCCGTACGCGTCGGACTCGAGGTGCACGTTGATCGTCACGGTGTCGCCGTAGAACACGTCGCGCTTGATCACGATCAGCTCGACCGCGCGATCCGGCCGCTGGGCGACCTCGGCGGCCTGGGCGGCGCACGCCGCGACGACCGCGGGATCGACGTCGCCGAGGGCGAAGAACACGTCGTCCGGGTTCTCCTCGTTGACCTGCCCGCCCGGCGTGGGCTCGCTCAGCGCGCCGTCGTACTCGAGCTCGTCGTAGGTGGGCGCGCCCGGCGCCGTCCGCACCTCGAGGTCGGCCCAGTCGTCGTGCAGGTAGATGCTCTGAACGCCGGAGACCTGCCGCGCGTCCAGCGCCTCCCACAGGGCGGTCAGCTCGGCCGCGGAGAACAGGTCCACCGGTGCGGCCTCGACCTCCTCGACCGGCGGCGGCTCGGCCTCGGCCACTGCCGGCGGGTCGGCGGGCGGCGGGTCGTCGCCGCCGGAGCTCGCCGCCGCGACGCCGAGGCCGACGGCGGCCAGCAGCGCGACGCCCGCCACGGCCACGGTCACCAGCGACCGGCCCTCCGCCGTCCGGTCCGGGCCGGGCAGATCGCCGACGACGGCGTCCAGCTCGCCCATCGTCTGCGCGTAGCGGACGGTGAAGGAGCGCCGGGACAGCTCGGCATCGTCGATGCGGCCGTCGGCACGGGCGGAGTCGAGCACCGCGGTGTAGCGCCGGCGGTCGTCGTCCTCCGGCCGCCTGTTCTGCCCCCGGGCCATCCCGTCAGGGCTTCACGGCGTGGTGCAGCGCGACGATGCCACCGCTGAGGTTGCGCCAGCGCACGTCGGCCCAGCCCGCCTCGCGCAGCCACGCGGCCAGCCCGGGCTGGTCGGGCCAGGCGCGGATGGACTCGGCCAGGTACACGTACGCGTCGGGGCTGCTGGACACCCGTCGGGCGACCGGCGGCAGCGCGCGCATGAGGTACTCGACGTACACCTTGCGGAACGGCGTGAACGTCGGGTGGCTGAACTCGCACACCACGACCCGGCCGCCGGGACGGGTGACGCGCAGCAGCTCGCGCAGGCCGGCGATGGGGTCGTGCACGTTGCGCAGGCCGAAGGAGATGGTGACCGCGTCGAAGACGCCGTCGGCGAACGGCAGCCGGGTGGCGTCGCCGGCCACGAACGGGAGGTCGGCGAAGTTCTGCCGGCCGGCCCGGAGCATGCCGAGGGAGAAGTCGCAGGGCACGACGAACGCGCCGCGGGCCCGGAACGGCTCGCTGGAGGTGCCGGTGCCGGCGGCGAGGTCGAGCACCCGCTCCCCCGGCCCGACGCCGAGCGCCGCCACGACGGCCCGCCGCCAGGCGCGGTCCTGGCCGAGGGAGAGCACGTCGTTGGTGCGGTCGTACTTCTCGGCGACGTCGTCGAACATCGCCGCCACCTCGTGCGGCTGCTTGTCCAGGGAGGCGCGGGTCACGTCCGTCACTGTAGCCGGGGCCGCGCGGCCGTACTCTTGATGGTCGTGACGACGCTGCCCGCCTCCGCGCCGATGGTCGTGCGCACCACCGAGGTCCCGGACCCGGGCCCGCTGCTGGAGCTGCTGCCCGAGGACTCGCCGATGGCCTGGGTCCGGCAGGGCGAGGGCGTCGTCGGCTGGGGCCAGGCGGCGCGGTTCGACACCATCGGCGCCAACCGGTTCGTCGCGGCCGACCGCTGGTGGCGGCGCATGGTCGGCACCGCCGTCGTCCGCGACGAGGTGCGGCTGCCCGGCACCGGCCCGGTCGCGTTCGGCTCGTTCGCCTTCGACGACGTCCCCGGCTCGTCCTCGCTGGTCCTCCCGGACACCGTCGTCGGGCACCGGTCCGGGCGCTGGTGGGTCACCACCATCGACGTCACCGGCAACCTGCCCGGCGGTGCGGCGCTGCCGGCGGTCTCGCCCGCGCGGCGGCCGGTCGACGTCACCTACGCCGACGGCTCGCGGTCGGGCACCGAGTGGGAGGGCATCGTCGCCGAGGCCGTGCGCCGCATCGTCGCCGGCGACCTGGAGAAGGTGGTGCTCGCGCGCGACCTCATCGCCGAGAGCCCGGCGCCCATCGACATCCGCTGGCCGTTGCAGCGGCTCTCGGACGGCTACCCGCACTGCTGGACGTTCAGTGTCGACGGCATGATCGGCGCGACGCCCGAGCTGCTGGTGCGGCGCGAGCGCGGCCTCGTCACGTCCCGCGTCCTCGCCGGCACCATCCGCCGCACCGGCGACGACGAGCACGACCTCGCGCTGGCGGCCTCGCTGGCGCGGTCCAGCAAGGACCTCGAGGAGCACGAGTACGCCGTGCGCTCCGTCGCCGACGCGCTGGCGCCGTTCTGCTCCAGCATGAACGTGCCCGAGTCGCCGTTCGTGCTGCACCTGCCCAACGTCATGCACCTGGCGACGGACCTCGCCGGCGTCTCCGACTCCGACGCGTCGTCGCTCGCCCTGGCCGCCGCCCTGCACCCGTCCGCGGCCGTCGGCGGCACCCCCACGGCGGTCGCGCTGGAGCTCATCCGCGAGATCGAAGGGCTGGACCGCGCCCGCTACGCCGGCCCCGTCGGCTGGATGGACGCCCGCGGCGACGGCGAGTGGGGCATCGCGCTGCGCTCCGCCGAGGTCTCCGACTCCCGGCTGCGCCTCTTCGCCGGCTGCGGCATCGTCGCCGGTTCCGACCCGGCCGCGGAGCTCGCCGAGAGCGTCGCCAAGCTCGTCCCCATGCGCGACGCGCTCTCCTCCTGACCCCTCGGGAGGCCTCCCCCGGGGAGTGTGTTTCGCGGGGGTGACTTGAGCGCCAACTGTTGACGCTCAAGTCACCCGGCCGAGGCGAACACCCCGTCCCGGCCGGCCGGGACGGCGTCAGGCGAGGGCGGCGTCGACGGCGGCGCGGACGCGGGCATGCAGGTCGCGCAGCGCGGCCCGGGCGACCGGCAGCTCCAGCACGCTGCGTCCCCTCACCGGCTCGGCCAGCGCGGAGGCCAGCGCCGCCGCGTCCGTCAGC containing:
- a CDS encoding DUF1707 SHOCT-like domain-containing protein; its protein translation is MSRPDRRWRPADADRERYAAAISQAFAEGRIDATDMESRTALVYEATSIADLDALVEDMPAPAPAAPRDQAVPVRVPRRKLAGAAAAALFGALAVVLILGAILLSSVGDDAPSAPDPAPAAEAPPPDDAVDVPPPVEEEVELPPIATVKLGLFTVEGLQQLWAAAAGTEPSDLTIRPDRASLTVRADSAHRALATVEYQGGLLLPPDPWRDLGDYESDEEVFFSWADVTPAAVVAAIDATPAAVGLPDVTVGYAIIDHQWDGQVTIRVYLEGDNGIGYVRWDAAGQQVLQTT
- a CDS encoding DUF1707 SHOCT-like domain-containing protein, with the translated sequence MARGQNRRPEDDDRRRYTAVLDSARADGRIDDAELSRRSFTVRYAQTMGELDAVVGDLPGPDRTAEGRSLVTVAVAGVALLAAVGLGVAAASSGGDDPPPADPPAVAEAEPPPVEEVEAAPVDLFSAAELTALWEALDARQVSGVQSIYLHDDWADLEVRTAPGAPTYDELEYDGALSEPTPGGQVNEENPDDVFFALGDVDPAVVAACAAQAAEVAQRPDRAVELIVIKRDVFYGDTVTINVHLESDAYGASAVLTWNASGQHLLDDGTGT
- a CDS encoding demethylmenaquinone methyltransferase, translated to MTRASLDKQPHEVAAMFDDVAEKYDRTNDVLSLGQDRAWRRAVVAALGVGPGERVLDLAAGTGTSSEPFRARGAFVVPCDFSLGMLRAGRQNFADLPFVAGDATRLPFADGVFDAVTISFGLRNVHDPIAGLRELLRVTRPGGRVVVCEFSHPTFTPFRKVYVEYLMRALPPVARRVSSSPDAYVYLAESIRAWPDQPGLAAWLREAGWADVRWRNLSGGIVALHHAVKP
- a CDS encoding isochorismate synthase, which codes for MVVTTLPASAPMVVRTTEVPDPGPLLELLPEDSPMAWVRQGEGVVGWGQAARFDTIGANRFVAADRWWRRMVGTAVVRDEVRLPGTGPVAFGSFAFDDVPGSSSLVLPDTVVGHRSGRWWVTTIDVTGNLPGGAALPAVSPARRPVDVTYADGSRSGTEWEGIVAEAVRRIVAGDLEKVVLARDLIAESPAPIDIRWPLQRLSDGYPHCWTFSVDGMIGATPELLVRRERGLVTSRVLAGTIRRTGDDEHDLALAASLARSSKDLEEHEYAVRSVADALAPFCSSMNVPESPFVLHLPNVMHLATDLAGVSDSDASSLALAAALHPSAAVGGTPTAVALELIREIEGLDRARYAGPVGWMDARGDGEWGIALRSAEVSDSRLRLFAGCGIVAGSDPAAELAESVAKLVPMRDALSS